The following proteins are co-located in the Rhodococcus opacus B4 genome:
- a CDS encoding HNH endonuclease, producing the protein MHHVTGGHKGGRTDIDGLALVCDACHAQVHDGPTGWATRSAPGHSAHPGRTEWIPPPHIDPTRRPRINHRHHPGELIDRARRGRSAPVTHSPPTGAADRAAPGWAGRAAGPPRDADSGGGG; encoded by the coding sequence GTGCACCACGTCACGGGCGGGCACAAGGGTGGGCGCACCGACATCGACGGCCTGGCCCTGGTGTGCGACGCCTGCCATGCCCAGGTCCACGACGGCCCCACCGGGTGGGCGACACGGTCCGCGCCCGGCCATTCCGCGCACCCGGGCCGGACAGAATGGATCCCGCCACCACACATCGACCCCACCCGAAGACCACGCATCAACCACCGGCACCACCCCGGGGAGTTGATCGACCGTGCGCGGAGGGGCAGGTCAGCCCCCGTCACCCACAGTCCACCAACAGGTGCCGCGGACCGCGCAGCACCGGGTTGGGCCGGTAGGGCGGCGGGTCCTCCACGAGACGCGGATTCGGGAGGCGGCGGATGA